The genomic segment CGGTACCGCGGCGACACGGCGGGAGACCTCCTGCCCGCTCCGCCCGCGCGCCCCGGACCGGCTCCGGACCCCAGGAGGACACACCGTGGCAGGACGCACGCCCCCGCTCTCCGTCGAGGAACTGCGACGGCTCGCCAACAGCGGCGAGATCGACACCGTCGTCCTCGCCTTCACCGACATGCAGGGCAGACTCCAGGGCAAGCGGTTCGCCGCCCCGTTCTTCCTCGACGAGGTCCTGGAGCACGGCTCCGAGGGGTGCAACTACCTCCTCGCCGTGGACGTCGACCTCAACACCGTCGACGGCTACGCCATGGCCTCCTGGGAGCGCGGCTACGGCGACTTCCGCATGACCGCCGACACCGCCACCCTGCGCCGCACCCCGTGGAACCCGGGCACCGCCCTGCTCATCGCCGACCTCTCCTGGCACGACGGCACCCCCGTCGCCGCCTCGCCGCGCCAGGTGCTCCGCCGCCAGCTCGACCGGCTCGCCGAGCGCGGCTGGACGGCCCAGGTGGGCACCGAACTGGAGTTCATGGTGTTCAGGAACTCCTACGAGGAGGCCTGGAACGGCGGCTACCGCGGGCTGACCCCCGCCAACCAGTACAACGTGGACTACTCCGTCCTCGGCACCGGCCGCGTCGAACCGCTGCTGCGCCGCATCCGCACCGAGATGGCCGCCGCGGGCCTGGTCGTCGAGTCCGCCAAGGGCGAGTGCAACCTCGGCCAGCACGAGATCGCCTTCCGCTACGACGACGCCCTCACCACCTGCGACCAGACTTCCGTCTACAAGACCGGGGCCAAGGAGATCGCCGCCCAGGAGGGCGTGGCCCTCACCTTCATGGCCAAGTACGACGAACGCGAGGGCAACTCCTGCCACATCCATCTCTCGCTGCGCGACGACGCCGGCCGCCCCGTCCTCGCCGACGACTCCGGCCCGTACGGCATGTCCGCGACGATGCGGCACTTCCTCGCCGGACAGCTCGCCGCGCTCCGGGACTTCACCCTCCTCCACGCCCCCAACATCAACTCCTACAAGCGCTTCCGCCCCGGTTCCTTCGCGCCCACCGCCGTCGCCTGGGGGCCGGACAACCGCACCTGCGCGCTGCGCGTCATCGGCCACGGCCGCTCGCACCGGCTGGAGAACCGGCTGCCCGGCGGGGACGTCAACCCGTATCTCGCCGTCGCCGGCATGATCGCCGCCGGGCTGTACGGCATCGAGAACGAGCTCGACCCGGGTGAGCCCTGCACCGG from the Streptomyces xinghaiensis S187 genome contains:
- a CDS encoding glutamine synthetase family protein, which gives rise to MAGRTPPLSVEELRRLANSGEIDTVVLAFTDMQGRLQGKRFAAPFFLDEVLEHGSEGCNYLLAVDVDLNTVDGYAMASWERGYGDFRMTADTATLRRTPWNPGTALLIADLSWHDGTPVAASPRQVLRRQLDRLAERGWTAQVGTELEFMVFRNSYEEAWNGGYRGLTPANQYNVDYSVLGTGRVEPLLRRIRTEMAAAGLVVESAKGECNLGQHEIAFRYDDALTTCDQTSVYKTGAKEIAAQEGVALTFMAKYDEREGNSCHIHLSLRDDAGRPVLADDSGPYGMSATMRHFLAGQLAALRDFTLLHAPNINSYKRFRPGSFAPTAVAWGPDNRTCALRVIGHGRSHRLENRLPGGDVNPYLAVAGMIAAGLYGIENELDPGEPCTGNAYAGDAEHVPTTLREAADRWEASPLARAAFGDEVVEHYLTMARVEQRAYDSAVTDWERYRSFERM